In Agrobacterium tumefaciens, a single genomic region encodes these proteins:
- a CDS encoding ribose-phosphate pyrophosphokinase, whose protein sequence is MKVFAGNSNRHLAEAICKYLNVPLGNATVKRFADQEIFVEISENVRGEDVFIVQSTSFPANDHLMELLIMIDAMRRSSAKRITAVLPYFGYARQDRKAGPRTPISAKLVANLITEAGADRVLTLDLHAGQIQGFFDIPTDNLFAAPILARDVKDHYDTNNVMVVSPDVGGVVRARALSKRLDCLLAIVDKRRDRPGESEVMNVIGDVSGKDCILIDDIIDSGGTLCNAAEALLKKGATSVTAYITHGVLSGGAVARVASSKLRELVITDSIQPTTGVQSAHNIRVVSTAGLLGEAINRTAQEQSVSGLFD, encoded by the coding sequence ATGAAGGTTTTCGCAGGCAATTCGAACCGGCACCTCGCCGAAGCGATCTGCAAGTATCTTAACGTTCCTCTCGGAAATGCCACTGTAAAGCGGTTTGCTGACCAGGAAATATTCGTAGAAATCAGCGAGAACGTGCGCGGCGAGGACGTTTTTATTGTCCAGTCCACCTCCTTCCCGGCAAATGATCATCTGATGGAACTTCTCATCATGATCGATGCCATGCGCCGCTCCTCGGCAAAACGTATCACCGCGGTGCTTCCCTATTTCGGTTACGCCCGCCAGGACCGCAAGGCCGGCCCCCGCACCCCGATTTCCGCCAAGCTCGTTGCCAATCTGATTACCGAAGCCGGCGCCGACCGCGTTCTCACGCTTGATCTTCATGCCGGCCAGATTCAGGGCTTTTTCGATATCCCCACCGACAACCTCTTCGCAGCGCCCATTCTCGCCCGCGACGTGAAGGACCATTACGACACCAACAACGTCATGGTCGTTTCGCCTGATGTCGGTGGCGTGGTCCGCGCCCGTGCCCTGTCGAAGCGCCTCGACTGTCTGCTGGCGATTGTCGACAAACGCCGTGACCGTCCGGGCGAATCCGAAGTCATGAACGTCATCGGCGATGTCTCGGGCAAGGACTGCATCCTGATCGACGATATCATCGATTCCGGCGGCACGCTTTGCAACGCCGCGGAAGCGCTGCTGAAAAAGGGCGCGACCAGCGTCACCGCCTATATCACCCACGGTGTACTTTCCGGCGGCGCGGTTGCCCGCGTGGCCTCCTCGAAGCTGCGCGAACTCGTCATCACCGACAGCATCCAGCCGACCACAGGCGTGCAATCCGCGCACAATATCCGCGTGGTCAGCACCGCAGGCCTGCTTGGCGAAGCGATCAATCGCACCGCGCAGGAACAGTCGGTATCCGGCCTGTTCGACTGA